The nucleotide sequence CGTCGCACACCATATCAGAACATCAGATCTCATCCAATAGCAGCCTGTCGGCAATACTCCCAGACTTCCTGTCATTAAAGAGCTGGTTTTACCAGTCTCCCACTTGATGTCTCACATAATCGGTTGATAAATTAACCGGACAGGAAACGGTTCCTGTAAGAGCCGTCAATCAAAAAAACACAGGAGGTGTTCCCATGCTAGTGTGCGGCGTAATTCCTGCCAGACTGCATTCAACCCGACTCCCCGGAAAACTACTGCTGAACGAAACCGGTAAATCGTTAATTCAGCACACCTGGGAAGCTGCAGCCGGTTCCGAAAGACTGGACCGGTTAATCGTCGCTACAGACAGTCTGGAAATCTTGGAATGCGTACATGGATTTGGCGGTAAAGCCTGCCTGACAGGTGAGCATCCCAACGGCACTGACCGTATTGCAGAAGTGGCAAAACAGGAACTTTTTGATGCTGATATTCTGGTTAATATCCAGGGAGATGAGCCTGAGATTTCGCCAGTGTTTATCGATCAGCTGGTCGATGTATTGATTCAGTCCCCGACTGCTGATATGGCCACACTGGCGACTCCCATTCGTGAACTGGAGCAACTGCAGGACCCTTCATGTACTAAAGTTGTCTGCCGGACTGACGGTTCTGCCATGTACTTTAGTCGCTTGCCCATTCCATACACACGTG is from Gimesia maris and encodes:
- the kdsB gene encoding 3-deoxy-manno-octulosonate cytidylyltransferase, with the protein product MLVCGVIPARLHSTRLPGKLLLNETGKSLIQHTWEAAAGSERLDRLIVATDSLEILECVHGFGGKACLTGEHPNGTDRIAEVAKQELFDADILVNIQGDEPEISPVFIDQLVDVLIQSPTADMATLATPIRELEQLQDPSCTKVVCRTDGSAMYFSRLPIPYTRDQSPEFLLPDQSPWLLHLGIYAYRRPFLLNLTQIPPTPLEQLEKLEQLRALESGATIQVAQVTHPSVGIDTPEDYAQFVKRYQQIT